One stretch of Burkholderia pyrrocinia DNA includes these proteins:
- a CDS encoding MarR family winged helix-turn-helix transcriptional regulator, producing the protein MNDTRRALNKSDFQQLSEFRYQMRRFERFSERAAQSEGVTPLQYLLLLHIKGYPHREWATIGELAERLQAQHHGVVALVTRCEALGLVKRKTSEADRRQVEVHLEQAGETLLTRLAAMHRAELKSLKGTFQVPQIDY; encoded by the coding sequence ATGAACGATACCAGACGCGCGCTGAACAAAAGCGATTTCCAGCAACTGTCCGAGTTCCGCTACCAGATGCGCCGCTTCGAGCGCTTCTCCGAACGCGCCGCGCAAAGCGAAGGCGTGACGCCGCTGCAATACCTGCTGCTGCTGCACATCAAGGGTTATCCGCATCGCGAATGGGCAACCATCGGCGAGCTCGCGGAACGCCTGCAGGCGCAGCATCACGGCGTCGTCGCGCTGGTGACGCGCTGCGAAGCGCTCGGGCTCGTGAAGCGCAAGACGAGCGAAGCCGACCGCCGGCAGGTCGAGGTCCATCTCGAACAAGCCGGCGAGACGCTGCTCACCCGCCTCGCGGCGATGCATCGCGCCGAGCTGAAGTCGCTCAAGGGCACGTTCCAGGTTCCCCAGATCGATTACTGA